One Schistocerca nitens isolate TAMUIC-IGC-003100 chromosome 1, iqSchNite1.1, whole genome shotgun sequence DNA segment encodes these proteins:
- the LOC126233651 gene encoding uncharacterized protein LOC126233651 has translation MSAELQQLILLQSQQIQSLVEAIAKQAANAPPHKEQAQAAPPFRVEVYRLLCKLFPESKPEALDYDVVVTKLAEYFESRLPDPSLETVMNIIEAQDTFDYAECELDQPCISQIACAKQVISRPRPHRQSQTVNTSRPRHVKHIRQPRVQNDRVKSCPKCVLAHPRERCPLRNAVCHFCQRKGHIQTVCLRKRKNNSSAAQPMDIHVLQSQPAQKVVFKDSSTVRVGNKLVRNKPPTQPSAMRPKRNSNAVQSNVQTASEAGAVVPPAQPTSCRKQRTRAKRADFVSSASTAPIQRQCNKLFVKLRIQDKTFNFQLDTDLVCGGFQPRLPTSLSPPGQQQQPSPLPRRQPVPLMPPAQLHPGAPRVVAPAPAVPLQSPPPSELMDVDPSAGPPSQAVAVQPVLQPLSLGAPKESDTAAPCPAPTQQPSTQRQETLPLFVGPDAPSRPVPEAAPVVTGGHPDLGFQSVFPEAPRSQCWGADRGLPPTTVSAPVSSATPAARPLPRRRRSPRHYSTTVRRFGGEECYILASKHPSTFVNIVNENYIIIFGGSPMDEI, from the exons atgtctgccgaattacaacagttgatcttgttacagagtcagcaaatacaaagtctggtggaagcaatcgccaaacaagcggctaatgcaccaccacacaaggaacaagcacaggcagcaccgccttttc gcgtggaagtctatagactactttgtaagttgttcccggaatccaagccagaagctttagactatgacgttgttgttaccaagcttgctgagtatttcgagtcgaga ttgcctgacccgtcattagagactgtgatgaacattattgaagcccaagatacttttgactatgctgagtgtgagttagatcagccatgtatttctcaaattgcctgtgctaagcaagttatatcacgcccgcggccccaccggcagagtcagactgtaaacactagccggccgcgtcatgttaaacacattcgtcagccgcgtgtgcaaaatgatagagttaagtcttgccctaagtgtgttcttgctcatcctcgtgaacgttgcccgttacgaaacgcggtttgtcacttttgtcaacggaaaggacacatccagactgtttgtttgcgtaaacgcaagaacaattctagtgctgcccagcccatggatattcatgttcttcaaagccagcccgcccagaaggtcgtgtttaaagactcttccacggttcgtgtgggtaataaacttgttcgcaataagccacccacccagccctctgctatgcgacccaagcgtaattcaaacgctgtccaaagtaatgtacagactgcaagtgaagcgggagctgttgttccacccgcccaacccacgagttgtcgtaagcagcgaacacgcgctaaacgcgctgattttgtgtcttccgcctccactgcaccgatccagagacagtgtaataaactatttgtgaagctacgcatccaggataagaccttcaattttcaattagacactg atttggtctgcggcgggttccagccgcgccttccgacttcgctgtcgcccccagggcagcagcagcagccgtcgccgctaccacgccgacagcccgtcccgttgatgcctcccgcgcagcttcatccgggagcgccccgagtggtcgctccggcgcctgcggttcctcttcagtcgccaccgccttcggagctgatggacgtcgacccctcagccgggccgccttcccaagcggtggctgtgcagcctgtcctgcagccgctttccttgggcgcCCCCAAGGAGTccgacaccgcagcgccttgtccggcgcccactcagcagccgtcgacgcagcgtcaggagacgctgcctctcttcgtgggtcccgacgccccgtcgcgtccagtaccagaagctgcgcccgtggtcacaggcgggcaccctgacctcggttttcagtcggtgtttcccgaggccccgcgcagccaatgctggggtgcggaccgggggctgccaccgacaacagtctccgccccggtctcttctgctacgcctgcggccagacctctcccccgccgtcgacgctcgccacgtcattattcaacgacggtgcggcgatttgggggggaggagtgttatatcctagcca GCAAACATCCATCCACTTTTGTCAACATAGTTAATgaaaattatataataatatttGGAGGGTCCCCCATGGATGAGATCTGA